A genomic stretch from Algoriphagus halophilus includes:
- a CDS encoding LysE family translocator: protein MIASLMEGISMGLLLSVMVGPVFFTLIQSSLTQGFRYAAVLAFGILCSDTFYVLITYLGIKFIAEATYFEEVLGYVGGAILIGFGLASLIRKNTNRPNSGGINIPEVKKRSAFIKGFSINGVNPFVLLFWISIASIVQLKENGSNWDIWLYYSGILGTVFLIDLLKSYIAKKLSHLVTPNMMRIMNKGVGVIMIGFGLRMLVYAWNV, encoded by the coding sequence ATGATTGCATCATTGATGGAAGGAATCAGTATGGGATTACTCCTTTCAGTCATGGTGGGGCCTGTTTTTTTTACGCTTATTCAAAGTAGTCTAACTCAAGGGTTCAGATATGCTGCTGTTCTTGCTTTTGGAATTTTGTGTAGTGATACATTCTATGTATTGATCACTTACCTTGGTATCAAATTTATAGCCGAAGCTACTTATTTTGAAGAAGTATTAGGATACGTTGGAGGGGCGATTTTAATCGGATTTGGGTTGGCTTCTTTGATTCGGAAAAATACAAACCGTCCCAACTCAGGAGGGATTAACATTCCTGAAGTGAAAAAGAGATCAGCATTTATCAAAGGGTTTAGCATTAATGGGGTCAACCCATTTGTCTTATTGTTTTGGATTTCAATTGCAAGTATTGTTCAATTGAAGGAAAACGGATCTAACTGGGATATTTGGCTTTATTATTCCGGAATCTTAGGCACAGTTTTCCTGATTGATTTATTAAAATCTTATATCGCTAAAAAGCTTTCTCATTTAGTGACCCCAAACATGATGAGAATCATGAATAAAGGGGTCGGAGTGATCATGATAGGCTTTGGCCTACGAATGTTGGTGTATGCCTGGAATGTCTGA
- a CDS encoding DUF302 domain-containing protein, whose translation MNYYQSKQVEAKSIQEVREQIEEKLKNEGFGILTEIDIQATMKKKLDKSYPPFLILGACNPVFADKVLSIEPQIATLLPCNVVIRETEKNKYDVSLMDPSTAMSVVKNPEIEGFAVEVREKLMRALNGLS comes from the coding sequence ATGAATTATTATCAATCCAAACAAGTAGAGGCGAAATCCATTCAGGAAGTTCGTGAACAAATTGAAGAAAAACTTAAAAATGAGGGATTTGGGATTTTGACAGAGATCGACATCCAGGCTACCATGAAAAAGAAATTGGATAAATCCTATCCACCTTTCCTAATTCTAGGTGCATGTAATCCCGTTTTTGCAGATAAAGTCCTGTCTATAGAGCCACAGATCGCCACACTACTACCCTGCAATGTGGTCATCCGAGAAACAGAAAAAAATAAATACGATGTATCCCTGATGGATCCATCAACCGCTATGAGCGTGGTAAAAAATCCAGAAATAGAAGGATTTGCCGTAGAGGTTAGAGAAAAATTAATGCGTGCCTTAAATGGCCTGAGCTAA